The window CAGGTTAATCCTCTTCTGGTACCATAACCATATCACCATAACCATAAATAACCAGATTCCTAACTTCACAGAAGGCTAATCACCAGAACACATACCAACCCCAGAACAAGACCGCTAACACCCACTCCTAAATTCTGTCTTATCTGCGCTGCTGGAATCAGCTCTTCTACGGATATGTAAGACATAAAGCCTGCTGCGAGTGCAAGTGAAGCGCCCAACAAATCTAAGGATGTTTCTTTCAATAAACAATAGCCAAAAATAAAGCCGAGTAATTCAAACAATATTGTCACCGTTACTATAACAAAGGATTTCAGCCTCTTTTTTGTTAACCCGTATAAAGGAACGATTGTTGCGATATTCTCGGGCACGTCCTGTGCTGCAATCCCCACTGCTATCATAATTCCCAGTGCAGGTGTTAAAGCAAATCCGACCCCGATTGCC is drawn from Methanophagales archaeon and contains these coding sequences:
- a CDS encoding ZIP family metal transporter, which gives rise to MNDLLLILLLIFVGQTLGCLIGLIKEPKENVLYGSLAFAASMMLGISFFQLIPEGLEIAPHYLVIISFIAGIVTFWIINRTLPHINPELLRKEKPSIKRSVTMLVIGIALHNIPEGLAIGVGFALTPALGIMIAVGIAAQDVPENIATIVPLYGLTKKRLKSFVIVTVTILFELLGFIFGYCLLKETSLDLLGASLALAAGFMSYISVEELIPAAQIRQNLGVGVSGLVLGLVCVLVISLL